The Chryseobacterium suipulveris genome window below encodes:
- a CDS encoding electron transfer flavoprotein subunit beta/FixA family protein yields MKILVCISSVPDTTSKINFTADKSAFDKNGIQWVINPLDEFALTKAVKLQETQGATVTVVNVGDAATEPVIRKALAIGANDAVRVNAEPKDSFSTAKEIAAIAQNGGYDLILCGKESIDYNGGSVPGMIAQLLDKPFVNACVGLEVNGGEATAIREIEGGKETISVKLPAVIAGQKGLVDEKDLIIPNMRGIMSARTKPLQVQEATSSEVKVQGVSYDAVPPRAAVKMVSPDNLDELVRLLHEEAKVI; encoded by the coding sequence ATGAAAATATTAGTTTGCATTAGTAGTGTTCCGGATACTACTTCCAAAATTAATTTCACGGCAGACAAATCTGCTTTCGACAAAAACGGAATCCAGTGGGTAATCAACCCGTTGGACGAATTTGCTTTAACAAAAGCGGTAAAACTTCAGGAAACTCAGGGAGCGACCGTTACGGTTGTAAACGTGGGCGACGCCGCAACAGAACCTGTGATCAGAAAAGCTTTGGCAATCGGAGCAAATGATGCAGTTCGAGTAAACGCAGAACCGAAAGACAGCTTCTCAACAGCTAAAGAAATTGCGGCAATCGCACAAAACGGCGGTTACGACCTTATTCTTTGCGGAAAAGAATCCATCGACTACAACGGAGGTTCAGTTCCCGGAATGATAGCTCAGCTTTTAGACAAACCTTTCGTGAACGCATGCGTTGGCTTAGAAGTAAACGGTGGTGAAGCAACCGCAATCCGCGAAATCGAGGGTGGAAAAGAAACCATTTCTGTAAAACTTCCGGCGGTAATCGCAGGACAGAAAGGTTTGGTTGATGAAAAAGATTTAATCATCCCAAACATGAGAGGAATTATGTCGGCACGTACAAAACCTTTGCAGGTGCAGGAAGCTACGTCATCTGAAGTAAAAGTGCAGGGAGTTTCCTACGACGCCGTTCCACCAAGAGCCGCTGTGAAAATGGTTTCTCCGGACAATCTTGACGAACTGGTAAGATTACTTCACGAAGAAGCGAAAGTAATTTAA
- a CDS encoding class I SAM-dependent methyltransferase, which produces MAKSILHPVVQQFINANLNTDLHSLLLKKSPFPEVSMQEIVQQIKGRKVAARKFPFLLKGDIVFPPNLNLEQASSQSTAEFKAQNLKGSQFLDLTCGFGIDAFFLSKNFEEVTLVEQNRQLLEIVEHNWKVLGRNANFINENLEGFLLNNKEKYDMVYLDPARRDAHKNKKFLLEDLSPNLLEIKNELFKISEQIIIKLSPLIDISYLISTLENISKIEIIAVKNEVKELLVFIHPKINSEDVEISCANLESEDSLFCFNYKEEKSATATFSEPLKFIYIPNNSVLKSGAFNLISEQFGLMKLHPNTHFYTSQKMLQEFPGRVLEVETVESKEINKGEKFNIISKNHPLTPDEIKKKYKISDGGNRYLIFTQSQKGKLILRSK; this is translated from the coding sequence GTGGCAAAAAGCATTCTGCATCCAGTGGTACAACAATTCATTAATGCAAATCTAAACACCGATTTGCATTCTTTGTTATTGAAGAAATCACCGTTTCCGGAAGTTTCAATGCAGGAGATTGTTCAGCAGATTAAAGGCAGAAAAGTGGCGGCGAGAAAGTTTCCGTTTCTGCTGAAAGGGGATATTGTTTTTCCGCCCAATCTCAATTTGGAACAGGCATCATCGCAATCCACAGCGGAATTCAAAGCTCAAAATCTGAAGGGAAGTCAATTTCTCGATCTTACTTGCGGTTTCGGGATCGACGCTTTTTTTCTGTCTAAGAATTTTGAGGAAGTTACTCTTGTTGAACAGAATCGGCAACTGCTTGAAATTGTAGAACATAACTGGAAAGTTCTCGGAAGGAACGCAAATTTCATTAATGAAAATCTTGAAGGATTTCTACTAAACAACAAGGAGAAATATGACATGGTTTATCTTGATCCCGCGAGAAGGGACGCCCATAAAAACAAGAAATTCCTGCTTGAAGACCTTTCGCCAAATCTGCTTGAAATCAAGAATGAACTGTTCAAGATTTCTGAACAAATCATCATCAAACTCTCGCCACTTATCGATATTTCCTATTTGATTTCGACGTTAGAAAATATTTCGAAAATCGAAATTATCGCCGTGAAAAATGAAGTGAAGGAGTTATTGGTATTCATCCACCCGAAAATTAATAGTGAGGATGTAGAAATTTCTTGCGCTAATCTTGAGAGTGAGGATTCGCTTTTCTGCTTTAATTATAAGGAAGAAAAATCTGCAACCGCAACTTTTTCCGAACCGCTGAAATTCATCTATATTCCGAATAACTCCGTATTGAAATCGGGTGCTTTCAATTTGATTTCGGAACAATTTGGGTTAATGAAACTTCATCCCAACACACATTTTTACACCTCCCAAAAAATGTTGCAGGAATTTCCAGGGAGAGTTCTTGAAGTGGAAACCGTTGAGTCAAAGGAGATTAATAAGGGAGAGAAGTTCAATATCATCTCTAAAAACCATCCGTTAACTCCCGATGAAATCAAGAAAAAATACAAAATTTCAGACGGTGGAAACCGATACCTGATTTTCACGCAGTCGCAGAAGGGGAAACTCATTTTGAGGTCGAAATAG
- a CDS encoding sensor histidine kinase: MGDFIWAMAVSFQTLFIILSGVIYVYTREKSFKYYGLYNVFLIIYLLSRYDPVYDAFEGFVGNWLARRNARIFTNILFFYVQVLFYNFYTIFALYFLDFDKHIKKYFKGVVQILRALFFFFLIFGVFCFFIKDEDLYISFYTFLYLPVMLSIFVPTVIRAIKYSGKHKNYFLIGVTTFVAFALVAFVGSFVPSLNMENPIAFFFLGIVIETLFFSLGLAYKVKILNDDKNRVYNEITRHKHQQQVSKLQGLLEGEEAERKRLAQELHDGIAGDLTAMRYQLSFIDMQKETPENADVIKELAQIVERSSVQIREISHNLSPSSITNFGLIKAVENYCTKIEKHSPLKIHFHVEEESPDISERYETHIYRIVQELMNNIIKHSGATDAFLEINFEDPNLTINVKDNGKGFLFDENTDGIGFSNINSRIKF, encoded by the coding sequence ATGGGTGATTTTATATGGGCAATGGCGGTTTCGTTCCAGACGCTGTTTATTATTTTAAGCGGCGTGATTTATGTCTATACCCGTGAAAAAAGTTTCAAATATTACGGTCTATACAACGTTTTTTTAATCATTTATCTTCTGAGCAGGTACGATCCGGTGTATGATGCTTTCGAAGGATTCGTCGGAAATTGGCTTGCGAGAAGAAATGCAAGGATTTTTACCAATATTCTGTTTTTTTATGTGCAGGTTCTTTTCTATAATTTCTATACGATTTTTGCACTTTACTTTCTCGATTTTGACAAGCATATCAAAAAGTATTTCAAGGGGGTTGTGCAGATTCTACGTGCGCTGTTTTTCTTTTTCTTGATATTTGGTGTCTTCTGTTTTTTCATTAAAGATGAAGATTTGTACATCTCTTTTTACACCTTTCTTTATTTGCCGGTGATGCTTTCAATTTTTGTCCCAACTGTGATACGGGCGATCAAATATTCGGGAAAGCATAAAAATTATTTCTTAATCGGTGTTACGACATTTGTGGCGTTTGCGTTGGTCGCCTTTGTTGGGAGTTTTGTGCCGTCATTAAATATGGAGAATCCGATCGCTTTCTTTTTTCTTGGAATCGTGATCGAGACGCTATTTTTTAGTTTAGGTTTGGCTTACAAGGTTAAAATTCTAAATGACGACAAAAACAGGGTTTATAACGAGATCACCCGGCACAAACATCAGCAGCAGGTAAGCAAGTTGCAGGGACTTCTGGAAGGTGAGGAAGCGGAACGAAAGCGTCTCGCTCAGGAACTCCATGACGGAATTGCGGGGGATTTGACGGCGATGAGGTACCAGTTGTCTTTCATTGATATGCAAAAAGAAACTCCGGAAAATGCAGATGTGATAAAAGAACTTGCCCAAATTGTCGAGCGGTCCTCAGTTCAAATCCGTGAGATTTCACACAACCTTTCACCTTCTTCCATCACGAATTTTGGTTTAATAAAAGCAGTGGAGAATTACTGCACGAAAATCGAGAAACACTCACCTTTAAAGATTCATTTTCATGTTGAAGAGGAAAGTCCCGATATTTCAGAACGATATGAAACACACATTTACAGAATCGTTCAGGAACTGATGAACAATATCATCAAACATTCCGGTGCAACAGATGCTTTTCTTGAGATAAACTTTGAAGACCCGAACCTCACAATCAATGTCAAAGACAATGGAAAAGGTTTTTTATTTGATGAAAACACCGATGGAATCGGATTCAGCAATATCAATTCGCGGATCAAGTTTTGA
- a CDS encoding bifunctional nuclease family protein gives MDYKRLIIRGISYSQTQSGAYALLLEHEETNVKLPIVIGNFEAQSISLGLEKDIHPPRPLTHDLFSKFVSSANFDLTSVIIYQIVDGVFFSNINFKNKTSGEELIMDARTSDAVAMAVRFEAPIYTTPQVLNEAGILLELEEPSKEEEVHEAVTNEGDLSTLSIAEINRLLEEAVRDEDFDAALELQKEIKKRNKKID, from the coding sequence ATGGATTACAAAAGACTGATCATTCGCGGTATTTCCTACAGCCAAACGCAATCCGGTGCTTATGCGCTGCTTTTGGAACATGAGGAAACCAACGTGAAGTTACCTATAGTTATCGGCAATTTTGAGGCACAGTCGATCTCACTCGGTTTGGAGAAAGATATTCATCCGCCGCGACCATTGACGCACGATCTGTTCTCAAAATTTGTCAGCTCCGCAAATTTCGACCTCACTTCTGTCATCATCTACCAAATTGTGGACGGTGTTTTCTTTTCCAATATCAACTTTAAAAACAAAACTTCGGGCGAGGAACTCATTATGGATGCAAGAACTTCGGATGCCGTTGCGATGGCGGTTCGTTTTGAAGCACCTATTTACACTACGCCGCAAGTTCTGAACGAGGCGGGAATCCTTCTCGAACTCGAAGAACCATCGAAAGAAGAGGAAGTTCACGAAGCGGTAACGAACGAGGGAGACCTTTCCACACTTTCGATTGCCGAGATCAACCGACTTTTGGAGGAGGCGGTGCGCGATGAAGATTTCGATGCCGCACTCGAACTTCAGAAGGAAATCAAAAAAAGAAACAAAAAAATCGACTAA
- a CDS encoding SDR family oxidoreductase produces MEKKIAYITGGTKGIGFGIAQVLLRNGINVAISGRKLEDAQKAAKLLSENSGEVLGISSDVRNFEDEKNAVSETVRKFGRLDYVIANAGLGIFKPVDELSVEDWNAMIDTNLTGVFHTMKASVEELKKTEGYFISISSLAGTNFFEKGSGYNASKFGVVGFTQAAMTDLRRYGIKVSTIMPGSVSTYFNGNEPSEKDAWKIQPEDLGEVVMDILRMHPRVLPSKIEIRPLKPNS; encoded by the coding sequence ATGGAAAAGAAAATCGCATACATCACAGGTGGAACCAAGGGAATCGGTTTCGGAATCGCACAAGTTTTATTGAGAAATGGGATTAATGTCGCCATTTCAGGAAGGAAGTTGGAAGATGCTCAAAAAGCTGCGAAACTTCTTTCAGAAAATTCTGGAGAGGTTTTAGGAATTTCATCCGACGTCAGAAATTTTGAGGACGAGAAAAATGCAGTTTCAGAAACGGTCAGGAAATTTGGCAGATTAGATTATGTCATTGCCAATGCAGGTCTTGGAATTTTCAAGCCAGTCGATGAACTTTCGGTCGAAGACTGGAACGCGATGATCGACACCAATCTCACCGGAGTTTTTCACACGATGAAAGCATCAGTGGAAGAACTCAAGAAAACGGAGGGCTACTTCATCAGCATTTCGAGTTTGGCGGGAACCAATTTTTTCGAGAAAGGTTCAGGTTACAACGCTTCGAAATTCGGTGTGGTCGGTTTTACCCAAGCCGCGATGACCGATTTAAGGAGATATGGGATCAAAGTTTCGACAATCATGCCGGGTTCGGTTTCTACTTATTTTAATGGAAATGAACCTTCAGAAAAAGATGCGTGGAAAATCCAACCGGAGGATCTCGGTGAAGTCGTAATGGATATTCTACGGATGCATCCGCGTGTTTTACCAAGCAAAATTGAAATCAGGCCTTTAAAACCAAACAGTTAA
- a CDS encoding methylmalonyl-CoA mutase family protein, with product MFSKVNFSDWENLVQKQLKTEDIYATLSKENLEGISVKPFYDTVSKPLKNIPKIEESTQLVAKYNEDLEDDVFAFLLNENVEDLFEKVVYVNNKDLVEHISIDENNRYFSLIDIFSDDLEGKINKQLGKELLAKNFERNICVDVSLHQNSGAAIYQQLGIALAKTKELTEIFGKEILKNIIFRFAAGGNYFFEIAKIRAFKLLFNQLSKEFGMDEVPYIFVETSMRNKSKNDAENNLIRSTLELSAAMIGGADAVFANDFKIGSENSLSEEISFKQQIILAYESIINVFDDAGNGSYYIENITQQFAEKSWKLFLEIEEAGGYCELLKSGQVQKKIYEHAIAEQNWVEDGKLKLIGLNLYPKLEKTKSVEELYSEKEIRKVRLAEMFED from the coding sequence ATGTTCAGTAAGGTAAACTTTTCCGATTGGGAAAATTTGGTTCAGAAACAGTTGAAAACCGAAGATATTTATGCCACCCTCTCCAAGGAAAATTTAGAGGGGATTTCGGTGAAACCTTTTTACGATACGGTTTCGAAACCATTGAAGAATATTCCCAAAATCGAGGAGTCCACACAGTTGGTTGCCAAATACAATGAGGATTTGGAGGATGATGTTTTCGCTTTTCTCCTCAACGAAAATGTGGAAGACCTTTTCGAAAAGGTAGTTTACGTAAACAATAAGGATTTGGTGGAACATATTTCGATTGACGAAAACAACCGCTATTTCTCGCTGATCGATATTTTTTCTGATGATCTTGAAGGAAAAATCAATAAGCAGCTCGGGAAAGAACTTCTCGCCAAAAACTTCGAAAGAAATATCTGTGTCGATGTTTCACTCCACCAAAATTCGGGAGCCGCGATCTATCAGCAATTGGGAATCGCTTTGGCGAAAACCAAGGAATTGACCGAAATTTTCGGGAAAGAAATTCTAAAAAACATTATTTTCCGATTTGCAGCGGGTGGAAATTACTTCTTCGAGATCGCAAAAATAAGGGCGTTTAAATTATTGTTCAACCAGCTTTCAAAAGAATTTGGGATGGATGAGGTTCCGTATATTTTTGTGGAAACCTCGATGCGAAACAAATCTAAAAACGACGCCGAAAATAATCTGATCCGTTCAACATTGGAGCTTTCCGCAGCAATGATTGGCGGCGCAGACGCTGTTTTCGCCAATGACTTCAAAATCGGTTCAGAGAATTCGCTTTCCGAAGAAATTTCATTTAAACAACAGATTATCCTTGCTTACGAAAGCATCATCAATGTTTTTGACGACGCTGGAAACGGAAGTTACTATATCGAAAACATCACCCAACAGTTTGCCGAAAAATCCTGGAAACTTTTCCTTGAAATTGAGGAAGCAGGTGGTTATTGCGAACTTCTGAAATCGGGACAGGTGCAAAAGAAAATCTACGAACACGCGATCGCTGAACAAAACTGGGTGGAAGATGGCAAACTGAAACTGATCGGCCTAAACCTTTACCCAAAACTGGAGAAAACAAAATCTGTGGAAGAGCTGTATTCTGAAAAAGAAATCCGAAAAGTTCGGTTGGCAGAAATGTTTGAGGATTGA
- a CDS encoding T9SS type A sorting domain-containing protein — MKKLLLMSAFALSTAVVTAQVIEADNYDTYTLGDVGTNFAFGAPGQGGMFLNGGSAPDYQIVNIDAAHDKSFQVTTGAGAVVADNRQAVKLGFGAAWSARTAGNDVLKATFEVYTGSSTGNVYAGTNVTNATAGIVGLRYNSATKMFVGMANLTSNATQATGFYNITGISAATFPANTWVTVGFTYDKVNGVITYTIDGVKSTLAINGYTITKNLDGSQFNVISQVSTSPANTASLVSAIDNYSVEAVNAATLGVTVVGQIADHSADVTIYPNPATDIINLKSTSKIISASIIDLSGKVVTSSKVTNNQVDVRNLSKGNYILKVETETGTVTKKFLKK; from the coding sequence ATGAAAAAACTTTTACTGATGAGTGCTTTTGCACTATCTACAGCTGTTGTTACAGCACAGGTTATTGAAGCTGACAACTATGACACTTACACTTTGGGAGATGTTGGGACAAACTTTGCATTTGGGGCTCCAGGACAAGGTGGGATGTTCCTGAATGGTGGTTCAGCGCCTGATTATCAAATTGTAAATATTGATGCAGCTCACGACAAATCGTTCCAGGTTACTACCGGTGCTGGTGCAGTAGTTGCTGACAACAGACAAGCGGTTAAACTGGGTTTCGGAGCAGCTTGGTCTGCAAGAACTGCAGGAAATGATGTGTTGAAGGCAACTTTTGAAGTGTACACTGGTTCTTCAACAGGTAATGTTTATGCAGGAACCAATGTAACCAATGCAACAGCGGGAATTGTAGGTTTGCGTTATAACTCAGCTACAAAAATGTTTGTTGGTATGGCGAATTTAACTAGCAATGCTACACAAGCGACCGGCTTTTACAATATTACCGGAATAAGTGCGGCAACCTTCCCTGCGAATACTTGGGTAACTGTCGGTTTTACCTATGATAAAGTGAACGGCGTTATTACTTATACGATTGACGGTGTAAAATCAACTTTGGCAATAAATGGTTATACCATCACAAAAAACTTGGATGGTTCACAGTTCAACGTAATCAGTCAGGTTTCAACAAGTCCTGCAAATACAGCATCGTTGGTATCAGCTATAGATAATTATAGTGTTGAAGCTGTAAATGCTGCAACTTTGGGTGTAACGGTAGTTGGACAAATTGCTGATCACAGTGCAGATGTAACGATTTATCCAAACCCTGCTACTGACATTATCAATCTGAAATCGACTTCAAAAATTATCAGTGCAAGTATTATCGACCTTTCAGGCAAAGTTGTAACTTCAAGCAAAGTAACCAATAACCAAGTTGACGTTAGAAACTTATCGAAAGGAAACTATATTCTTAAAGTGGAAACTGAAACTGGTACAGTGACCAAAAAATTCCTTAAGAAATAA
- a CDS encoding dipeptidase produces MQETLNYIHDNKQRFVDELFELLKIASISADPAYKDEVLKCADEVAKHLKNAGADNVEVCPTKGNPIVYGEKIIGENLPTVLVYGHYDVQPPDPLDLWKKPPFEPYIEKTEIHPDGAIFARGSADDKGQFFMHLKAFEAMMKTNTLPCNVKFIIEGEEEVGSVSLGEFVDENKQKLKCDCILISDTGLYSSEQPTVTTGLRGLSYMEVEVEGPSRDLHSGLYGGAVPNPIHVLSRMISKLIDEDGRITIDGFYDNVLQVSDDERKEMGKLKDDPDAFKKSIGLNGVEGEKGYTTLERTSIRPTLDCNGIWGGYTGEGAKTVIPSKAFAKISMRLVPYQTPDEITEKFTSYFKKIAPENVKVKVTPHHGGMPYVLPSDTKEFLAAKKAMESAFGKEVLPYRSGGSIPITAMFEEVLGAKSVLMGFGLDSDAIHSPNEHYGLFNFYKGIESIPLFFENYAKS; encoded by the coding sequence ATGCAGGAAACTTTAAACTACATTCACGACAACAAACAACGTTTCGTGGATGAACTTTTTGAATTGTTAAAAATCGCCTCTATTTCCGCAGATCCCGCCTACAAAGACGAGGTTCTGAAATGTGCGGACGAAGTGGCAAAACACCTAAAAAATGCAGGAGCCGACAATGTGGAAGTTTGCCCTACAAAAGGCAATCCGATTGTGTACGGAGAAAAAATCATCGGCGAAAACTTGCCGACCGTTTTGGTTTATGGGCATTACGACGTGCAGCCACCTGATCCGCTCGATCTATGGAAAAAACCACCTTTCGAACCGTATATCGAGAAAACAGAAATCCATCCCGACGGAGCCATTTTCGCAAGAGGTTCTGCAGACGATAAAGGTCAGTTTTTCATGCATTTAAAGGCATTTGAAGCGATGATGAAAACCAATACTTTGCCGTGTAACGTGAAATTCATCATTGAAGGTGAAGAGGAAGTTGGTTCGGTAAGTTTAGGAGAATTTGTGGATGAGAACAAGCAGAAGCTGAAATGCGACTGCATCCTGATTTCGGATACAGGACTGTATTCTTCGGAACAGCCGACGGTAACAACCGGACTTCGCGGATTAAGCTATATGGAAGTAGAAGTGGAGGGACCAAGCCGCGATCTCCATTCCGGACTTTACGGAGGTGCGGTGCCGAACCCGATCCACGTGCTTTCAAGGATGATTTCGAAGTTGATCGATGAAGACGGAAGAATCACAATTGATGGTTTTTATGACAATGTTTTGCAGGTTTCTGATGATGAAAGAAAAGAAATGGGCAAACTGAAAGACGATCCAGATGCATTCAAAAAATCCATCGGTTTGAATGGAGTAGAAGGCGAAAAAGGATATACCACATTAGAAAGAACTTCGATCAGACCTACTTTAGACTGCAACGGAATTTGGGGCGGTTATACTGGTGAAGGCGCAAAAACGGTGATTCCGTCAAAAGCTTTTGCCAAAATTTCGATGCGTTTGGTTCCTTATCAAACTCCCGACGAAATCACAGAAAAATTTACTTCCTATTTTAAGAAAATCGCTCCTGAAAATGTAAAGGTAAAAGTTACCCCGCATCACGGCGGAATGCCTTATGTTTTGCCAAGCGACACCAAGGAATTCTTGGCGGCGAAAAAGGCGATGGAGTCTGCTTTCGGCAAAGAAGTTTTACCGTACAGAAGCGGAGGAAGTATTCCGATTACGGCAATGTTTGAAGAGGTTTTGGGAGCAAAATCAGTATTGATGGGATTTGGACTCGATTCTGACGCAATCCATTCACCCAATGAACATTACGGACTATTTAACTTTTACAAGGGAATTGAAAGCATCCCGCTGTTTTTTGAGAACTATGCAAAAAGTTAG
- the udk gene encoding uridine kinase codes for MLVIGIAGGTGSGKTTVVNKILQQLNTEGVNVLSQDNYYHDNQHLTLSEREMLNYDHPKSIDFDLLIKHVKMLKNGETINQPLYSFVTHSRTGDHVAVEPKNVLIVEGILVLTNKDLLKEYDLKVFVHADSDERLIRRIRRDTQERGRDLQEVLHRYQTTLKPMHLEFIEPSKNEADLIVPNMKQNTVAIDFLSTVINNTLKKSH; via the coding sequence ATGCTCGTCATCGGAATTGCAGGCGGAACTGGATCGGGAAAAACCACCGTGGTCAACAAAATTTTGCAACAGTTGAATACTGAAGGCGTGAATGTCCTTTCCCAAGATAATTACTATCATGACAATCAGCACCTTACGCTTTCTGAAAGAGAAATGCTGAACTACGACCACCCGAAATCCATCGACTTCGATCTTCTGATCAAGCATGTGAAAATGCTGAAAAATGGCGAGACCATCAATCAACCGCTGTATTCGTTTGTGACGCATTCCAGAACCGGCGATCACGTTGCAGTGGAACCGAAAAATGTTCTGATTGTTGAAGGAATTCTGGTCCTTACCAACAAAGATCTTTTGAAAGAATATGACTTGAAGGTCTTTGTGCACGCTGATTCCGACGAACGCTTAATCCGCAGAATCCGTCGCGACACGCAGGAAAGAGGGCGAGATCTGCAGGAAGTTCTTCACCGCTATCAAACGACGTTGAAACCGATGCACCTGGAATTCATCGAGCCGTCGAAAAACGAAGCCGACCTGATTGTTCCGAATATGAAGCAGAATACGGTCGCTATTGATTTTCTGTCAACCGTCATCAACAACACCCTGAAAAAATCACACTGA
- a CDS encoding FtsB family cell division protein yields MKELIKDIQPKTPAFKFVRKYFLNKYFITIFLFLVWMIFFDSTSFLVINEMNGEINKYEKQLAYYKSEYQKNDEFYKKLMNNKSEKEKFARENYFMKKPNEEIFILVVDSSNIKKQK; encoded by the coding sequence ATGAAGGAATTAATTAAGGACATCCAGCCCAAAACTCCCGCATTTAAATTCGTGCGAAAGTACTTTCTGAACAAATACTTCATCACCATTTTCCTTTTTTTGGTGTGGATGATTTTTTTCGACAGCACCTCGTTTCTCGTGATTAATGAGATGAACGGCGAGATCAACAAGTACGAAAAACAACTCGCTTACTACAAATCCGAATACCAAAAGAACGACGAGTTCTATAAAAAGCTGATGAACAACAAATCTGAAAAAGAAAAGTTTGCCCGAGAAAATTACTTCATGAAAAAACCAAACGAGGAAATATTTATCCTTGTCGTGGATTCAAGCAATATTAAAAAGCAGAAATAA
- a CDS encoding OmpA family protein, whose product MKKIVLGIALASFVISCKKIQAGSNKGVLRMDEGTERYSDIEIGSNANAHETSATGGAAATAGKSDVAIDLNGTELKGYKGGLEDSMISFLKSDGYKNAADDAALKDRWYDFDKVNFKMGSSNQLEAGSAEQLQNLAAILKAYPDVKIKIGGYTDKTGDEAVNKKISQDRANFIKAELGKAGVGAQVLAAEGYGSDFAKVPAEASDAERAVDRKMSVRFAK is encoded by the coding sequence ATGAAGAAAATTGTATTGGGAATTGCTTTGGCGAGTTTTGTAATCAGCTGCAAGAAGATTCAGGCGGGTTCCAACAAAGGCGTGCTTAGAATGGACGAGGGAACTGAAAGATACAGCGACATCGAAATCGGTTCCAACGCAAATGCACACGAAACTTCCGCAACAGGCGGTGCAGCTGCAACTGCAGGAAAATCCGATGTGGCGATCGACCTTAACGGAACCGAGTTGAAGGGTTACAAAGGCGGCTTGGAAGATTCAATGATTTCTTTCCTGAAATCCGATGGCTACAAAAACGCTGCAGACGACGCTGCTTTGAAGGACAGATGGTACGATTTCGACAAAGTGAACTTCAAGATGGGATCATCCAACCAATTGGAGGCAGGTTCTGCGGAGCAGCTTCAGAATTTGGCGGCAATCCTTAAAGCATATCCTGATGTGAAAATCAAAATCGGCGGATATACCGACAAAACCGGTGACGAAGCCGTAAACAAAAAAATCTCTCAAGACAGAGCCAACTTCATCAAAGCTGAATTAGGAAAAGCTGGCGTTGGTGCGCAAGTACTGGCAGCAGAAGGTTACGGAAGCGATTTTGCGAAAGTTCCTGCAGAAGCGTCCGATGCAGAAAGAGCGGTGGACAGAAAGATGTCTGTACGTTTTGCAAAATAA
- a CDS encoding electron transfer flavoprotein subunit alpha/FixB family protein produces MAIFVYAENINGVYKKAAFEAVSYAKAIADQAGDSVTAISVNPTDSSDLLYKYGATNVLNIKDDGLKHFSAKAYAQAVNEVVNGNTIVFPHTTDASSVAPMLAIMKNFSLITNVLEAPESLSPFQVKRRAFSGKGFMHAKADGNGVIVTVSQNAFGVKENPVAGTEEVKNLCVTNEDTKVLSHEQSSGKLDLKEAEIVVSAGRGMKGPENWGMIEDLANVLGAATACSKPVSDIGWRPHSEHVGQTGKAISPNLYVAVGISGAIQHLAGVNSSKTIVVVNSDPEAPFFKAADYGVVGDAFQIIPALTEKIKALKG; encoded by the coding sequence ATGGCAATATTCGTATACGCAGAAAATATTAACGGAGTGTACAAGAAAGCAGCTTTCGAAGCGGTTTCTTACGCTAAAGCAATTGCAGACCAAGCCGGCGATTCGGTTACCGCAATTTCCGTGAACCCAACCGATTCTTCAGATTTATTGTATAAATATGGAGCAACCAACGTACTCAACATCAAAGACGACGGACTGAAACATTTCAGCGCAAAAGCTTATGCACAAGCGGTGAACGAAGTCGTAAACGGAAACACCATCGTTTTCCCACACACAACCGACGCTTCCTCAGTAGCGCCGATGTTGGCAATTATGAAAAACTTTTCCCTGATCACCAATGTTTTGGAGGCACCGGAAAGTCTTTCACCATTCCAGGTGAAAAGAAGAGCATTTTCAGGAAAAGGATTCATGCACGCGAAAGCTGACGGAAACGGAGTAATCGTTACCGTATCTCAAAACGCTTTCGGAGTAAAGGAAAATCCGGTTGCAGGAACCGAGGAAGTGAAAAATCTTTGCGTTACCAATGAAGACACCAAAGTTCTTTCGCACGAACAAAGCTCAGGAAAACTCGATCTGAAGGAAGCTGAAATCGTAGTTTCCGCAGGTCGTGGAATGAAAGGACCGGAAAACTGGGGAATGATCGAGGATCTTGCCAATGTTTTGGGAGCAGCGACTGCTTGTTCGAAACCAGTTTCCGACATCGGTTGGAGACCGCATTCAGAACACGTTGGACAAACCGGAAAAGCGATTTCACCGAACCTTTACGTGGCGGTAGGAATTTCTGGAGCGATTCAGCATTTGGCGGGAGTTAACTCCTCTAAAACCATCGTGGTAGTAAACAGCGATCCGGAAGCGCCTTTCTTCAAAGCCGCTGATTACGGAGTTGTGGGGGATGCGTTCCAAATAATCCCTGCATTGACCGAGAAAATCAAAGCACTGAAAGGATAA